The Hydrogenimonas thermophila genome has a window encoding:
- a CDS encoding bifunctional 2-C-methyl-D-erythritol 4-phosphate cytidylyltransferase/2-C-methyl-D-erythritol 2,4-cyclodiphosphate synthase, translating to MSDLTLVLLAAGEATRFKKPVKKQWLRIGSKPLWLHVAQEFEKMDLFDEIIITSHPDELFYMQRFKDYTFVEGASSRQGSLLNALKSVKTKLVLVSDVARACVDIAICKRLLEELKDADCAVPALPVSDTVYFDGKPIDREKLFRIQTPQLSRTEVLKTALSQEKIFTDESSAIYSNGGKVVFVEGSNSLHKLTYAEDLVHLPCLKKPDTSLHFTGNGFDVHGFEEGKPMYLGGVLIDSPFGFKAHSDGDVCIHALIDALLGAAGMGDIGQLFPDSDEAYAGADSKELLKSVIQKIYNVGFEVVNTDITIMAQTPKLSPYKEKMAKTLANILDLSPDRVNIKATTTEKLGFVGRKEGIAVSATATLKYFDWTQS from the coding sequence TTGTCTGATTTAACTTTGGTGCTTCTCGCTGCAGGTGAAGCAACTCGTTTTAAGAAACCTGTTAAGAAACAGTGGTTACGGATTGGAAGTAAACCTTTATGGTTACATGTTGCACAAGAGTTTGAGAAGATGGATCTTTTTGATGAGATCATCATAACTTCTCATCCAGATGAACTTTTTTATATGCAACGATTCAAAGATTATACTTTTGTAGAAGGAGCTTCATCTCGCCAAGGCTCACTGCTTAATGCACTTAAATCTGTAAAGACAAAATTGGTACTTGTAAGTGATGTTGCAAGAGCCTGTGTAGATATTGCCATTTGCAAACGTCTTTTAGAAGAATTAAAAGATGCTGATTGTGCTGTTCCAGCCCTTCCAGTAAGCGATACAGTCTATTTTGATGGAAAACCAATAGATAGAGAAAAACTCTTTCGAATACAAACACCTCAATTAAGCAGAACTGAAGTGCTTAAAACAGCACTTAGCCAAGAGAAAATATTTACAGATGAGAGCAGTGCTATTTACAGCAATGGCGGTAAAGTAGTTTTTGTAGAAGGAAGCAACTCTTTACATAAACTTACATATGCTGAAGATTTAGTACATCTTCCTTGTCTGAAAAAACCGGATACCTCTCTTCATTTCACTGGTAATGGGTTTGATGTACATGGCTTTGAAGAGGGAAAACCTATGTATTTGGGAGGAGTTTTGATCGATTCTCCTTTTGGATTTAAAGCACATTCAGATGGTGATGTGTGCATTCACGCTCTAATAGATGCTCTGCTTGGTGCAGCAGGTATGGGAGATATAGGTCAACTTTTCCCAGACAGTGATGAAGCTTATGCAGGTGCAGACTCTAAAGAACTTTTAAAAAGTGTAATACAAAAGATTTACAATGTAGGGTTTGAAGTTGTCAATACAGACATAACCATAATGGCACAAACACCAAAACTATCACCATATAAAGAAAAAATGGCAAAAACGTTAGCAAATATACTTGACTTATCGCCTGATCGTGTTAATATAAAAGCGACAACAACAGAAAAACTGGGATTTGTAGGGCGTAAAGAGGGTATAGCCGTTTCAGCCACTGCAACATTAAAATATTTTGACTGGACACAATCATGA
- a CDS encoding sulfate adenylyltransferase has protein sequence MEYSRKSDKAIFIDQEALSTLALVQEGLLYPVDGLMDKKTAEEVKRTKLYKNHSFPFSFILAPKGKRNEEVLKSLQKGEIVTLKVNHKTVGWIEVNEVFEIDPNERVQEIYGTQNPSHPGVQATMKRLGRFAVSGKFEVDYPKLRIIKDQITTAKNRIGAKQTSAMMMAARPLHRAHERLIRTTLDRSDLVVIFLFKPYHEDSTLPYELRYRSMDYFIKTYLPANRVIIVPLEYTYIFAGYNEVILNALVAQNYGCDELVIGQNHAGLGSFYDKNRIQSVFDHLKGFKIEIHTAPEYAYCDICRTLVSNKTCPHGEHHHISYHADSILELLKKGLLPPAVLVRKEISAMILAYMFPNRFDNLEKIYYDLMPGSGLLETQSEEDFYIKLMKLYHTTSLK, from the coding sequence ATGGAATATTCAAGAAAAAGTGACAAAGCGATTTTTATTGACCAGGAAGCACTGTCAACACTTGCACTGGTGCAAGAGGGTCTTTTATATCCAGTAGATGGATTGATGGACAAAAAGACTGCTGAAGAGGTAAAACGGACCAAACTGTATAAAAACCACAGTTTCCCTTTCTCATTTATCTTAGCTCCAAAAGGAAAACGAAATGAAGAGGTGCTTAAGTCTCTTCAAAAAGGTGAAATAGTTACACTAAAGGTAAATCATAAAACAGTTGGATGGATTGAAGTTAATGAAGTATTTGAAATAGATCCAAATGAACGTGTTCAAGAGATTTACGGTACACAAAATCCATCACACCCAGGTGTTCAAGCAACTATGAAACGTTTGGGACGGTTTGCTGTTAGTGGAAAGTTTGAGGTAGATTATCCAAAACTACGTATTATTAAAGATCAAATTACTACAGCTAAAAATCGTATTGGAGCTAAACAGACAAGTGCAATGATGATGGCAGCCCGTCCTCTTCACAGAGCACATGAACGTCTAATTCGTACAACACTTGACCGCTCTGATTTGGTTGTTATCTTTCTTTTTAAACCTTATCATGAAGACTCTACTCTACCTTACGAATTACGATACCGATCAATGGATTACTTCATTAAAACCTACCTTCCTGCAAACCGTGTAATTATAGTTCCATTAGAATATACATACATATTTGCCGGATATAATGAAGTAATTCTAAATGCTTTGGTGGCTCAAAACTATGGGTGTGATGAGTTGGTAATTGGTCAAAACCATGCTGGATTAGGATCTTTTTACGATAAAAACAGAATTCAGTCAGTATTTGATCACCTTAAAGGGTTTAAAATTGAAATCCACACTGCACCTGAGTATGCATACTGCGATATATGTAGAACCCTTGTAAGCAATAAAACCTGTCCTCATGGTGAGCATCACCACATTTCATACCACGCAGACTCAATTTTAGAACTTCTTAAAAAAGGTTTATTGCCACCTGCCGTGCTGGTAAGAAAAGAGATATCGGCAATGATTTTGGCTTATATGTTCCCTAACAGATTTGATAATCTTGAGAAAATTTACTACGATCTTATGCCAGGATCCGGTCTGCTTGAGACACAAAGTGAAGAAGACTTCTATATTAAATTAATGAAACTTTACCATACAACATCATTGAAATAA
- the thiC gene encoding phosphomethylpyrimidine synthase ThiC — protein sequence MRKAWVEKRKDDKVRTQMYYAKQGIITEEMDYVAKVENLDSEFVRSEVARGRMIIPANINHVHQKPMAIGMGATCKINANIGSSAVASDAAGEVEKVKVCQKYGADTIMDLSTGGDLDMIREEVIKHAEVPIGTVPMYQILHDCNNKIEDLTIDAMLEVIERQAKQGVSYFTIHAGFLLRFMPMVAKRKMGIVSRGGSLMAAWMMHYHKENPFYTAYDDILDICRKYDVSLSLGDSLRPGCLYDASDDAQLNELKVLGELTLRAWEKDVQVMIEGPGHVPLNQIERNMKLEREYCHEAPFYILGPLVTDIAAGYDHISSAIGAAVGGWHGASMLCYVTPKEHLGLPNAADVREGIIAYKIAAHAADIARGRKGARDIDDAMSDARYKFDWNKQFELALDPDRAREYHDETLPQDVFKEAEFCSMCGPKFCSYKISQDIMEGNVDFSNVAS from the coding sequence ATGAGAAAAGCTTGGGTAGAGAAGCGAAAAGATGATAAAGTAAGAACACAGATGTATTATGCCAAGCAGGGCATTATTACAGAAGAGATGGATTATGTAGCCAAAGTTGAGAATTTAGATTCAGAGTTTGTTAGAAGTGAAGTTGCTCGTGGACGTATGATTATTCCTGCAAATATCAATCACGTTCATCAAAAGCCTATGGCAATAGGTATGGGTGCAACTTGTAAAATTAATGCAAACATAGGTTCATCAGCTGTTGCAAGTGATGCAGCTGGTGAAGTTGAGAAGGTTAAAGTTTGCCAAAAGTATGGTGCCGATACTATTATGGACCTTTCAACTGGTGGTGATCTAGATATGATCCGTGAAGAGGTCATTAAACATGCTGAGGTTCCTATTGGTACAGTTCCTATGTATCAGATTCTTCATGACTGTAACAACAAGATTGAAGATTTGACAATTGATGCAATGCTTGAAGTTATTGAGCGTCAAGCAAAACAGGGTGTAAGCTATTTTACAATTCATGCAGGATTTTTGTTACGTTTTATGCCTATGGTTGCAAAACGTAAAATGGGTATTGTTAGCCGTGGCGGTAGCTTAATGGCTGCTTGGATGATGCATTACCATAAAGAGAACCCATTCTATACAGCATATGATGATATACTTGACATTTGCCGTAAATATGATGTATCACTATCTTTAGGTGACAGTTTGCGTCCTGGATGTCTTTATGATGCGAGTGACGATGCTCAGCTTAATGAGCTTAAAGTTCTTGGTGAGCTTACACTTCGTGCGTGGGAGAAAGATGTTCAGGTTATGATCGAAGGACCTGGTCACGTTCCTCTTAATCAGATTGAGCGTAACATGAAGCTTGAGCGTGAGTATTGTCATGAAGCACCATTCTATATTTTGGGACCACTTGTTACCGATATTGCAGCTGGATATGATCATATTTCAAGTGCAATTGGTGCGGCTGTTGGTGGATGGCATGGTGCAAGTATGCTATGTTATGTAACACCAAAAGAGCATTTGGGTCTGCCTAATGCGGCTGATGTTCGTGAAGGAATTATTGCCTATAAGATAGCGGCACACGCAGCAGATATTGCTCGTGGTCGTAAAGGTGCACGTGATATTGATGATGCAATGAGTGATGCTCGTTATAAGTTTGACTGGAACAAGCAGTTTGAACTTGCACTCGATCCAGATCGTGCACGTGAATATCATGATGAGACATTGCCACAAGATGTTTTCAAAGAGGCAGAGTTTTGCTCAATGTGTGGACCAAAATTCTGTAGTTATAAAATTAGCCAAGATATTATGGAAGGCAATGTTGATTTTAGCAATGTTGCAAGCTAA
- a CDS encoding response regulator encodes MKIIIVEDEIYLAQSIAGKLIDFGHECDIFATVNDALNQNEHYDVVLLSTNLSGQDFYPIIKKFSDNIILLMVSYISNDTVTDPLKAGAHDYIQKPFMIEELIRKIKHYHSFKQLQKQCELYETYLKHQLGNIQLPETMNYPLPLMVQTNYQKQADAFAFALAKEMKRPLQYLPLSQAGSIQAIESLPIDAIAYMPEFQTLKKSEKEAFLNAVKGKNIITSTTENFENDELHTIELVSEHKIFDRTEILTIDDYVKFIIHNYQSKFPDTELSKKLGISRKSLWEKRKKYGIFKKK; translated from the coding sequence ATGAAAATTATCATCGTTGAAGATGAAATATATTTGGCACAAAGTATAGCCGGTAAACTCATAGACTTTGGTCACGAATGTGACATATTTGCTACTGTTAATGATGCGTTGAACCAGAATGAACATTATGATGTTGTTCTGCTATCTACCAATCTGTCGGGGCAAGATTTTTACCCAATTATAAAAAAGTTTAGTGACAACATCATCTTGTTAATGGTTTCTTATATCAGTAATGATACTGTAACTGATCCACTTAAAGCTGGGGCTCATGACTATATTCAAAAACCATTTATGATTGAAGAGCTCATTAGAAAAATAAAGCATTATCACAGCTTTAAACAGCTTCAAAAACAGTGTGAACTTTATGAAACATATTTGAAACATCAGCTTGGAAATATTCAACTACCAGAAACCATGAATTATCCGCTACCTTTGATGGTTCAGACAAACTACCAAAAACAGGCAGATGCTTTTGCATTTGCACTAGCGAAAGAGATGAAAAGACCACTGCAATATTTGCCACTAAGCCAAGCTGGTTCAATTCAGGCAATTGAGTCTTTGCCAATTGATGCAATTGCATATATGCCAGAGTTTCAAACACTTAAAAAGAGTGAAAAAGAGGCATTTTTAAATGCTGTAAAAGGCAAAAATATTATAACCTCAACAACTGAAAATTTTGAAAATGATGAACTGCATACTATAGAACTTGTCAGTGAGCATAAAATTTTTGATAGAACAGAGATTCTTACAATAGATGATTATGTTAAATTTATCATTCATAATTATCAAAGTAAATTTCCTGATACTGAATTAAGTAAAAAGCTTGGGATCTCTAGAAAATCGCTTTGGGAAAAGAGGAAAAAGTATGGAATATTCAAGAAAAAGTGA
- a CDS encoding phosphatidylglycerophosphatase A family protein: MNLKEKLFLAGLGSGLLPYAPGTWGTIVGLLLGVAILSYFPIETLFLLTILITLFGIREINNYEKKSGIHDDKRIVIDEIAGIWLALCFSGISPIAAGLSFLFFRIYDIKKPSIIGRIDRDAPGGVGVMGDDLVAGAAAGLSSAVVLQTIKHFNLLG; this comes from the coding sequence ATGAATCTTAAAGAGAAACTGTTTTTAGCTGGACTTGGCAGTGGGCTTTTACCTTATGCTCCAGGAACGTGGGGAACCATTGTCGGGTTGCTTTTGGGAGTAGCAATTCTTTCTTATTTTCCAATTGAAACTCTTTTTCTTTTAACTATTCTAATAACTCTTTTTGGAATACGTGAAATTAATAACTATGAAAAAAAAAGCGGTATTCATGATGATAAACGGATTGTTATAGATGAAATTGCCGGCATTTGGCTAGCTCTATGTTTTAGCGGTATTTCACCAATAGCCGCTGGATTAAGCTTTCTATTTTTCAGGATTTACGATATAAAAAAACCATCAATCATAGGTCGCATAGACAGAGATGCTCCTGGAGGAGTAGGAGTTATGGGAGATGACCTAGTTGCTGGTGCAGCAGCAGGTCTCTCAAGCGCAGTAGTACTTCAAACAATTAAACACTTTAATCTTTTGGGATAA